One genomic segment of Candidatus Polarisedimenticolaceae bacterium includes these proteins:
- a CDS encoding M1 family aminopeptidase gives MRVANRAVVHLIVCSCASAALADAPPASSPSSLSEASLGESCVVVPTGRLAQGNFEIQLAGGTVCPLILGSAKAGWFYAGNAKFRYVSHDPVEYPVLRFNAKTEGRVDVADVEGGVAIDGTAATILWATSGEAPPLAGDGASPPVEAIRNRFRDHSGAFEKYDGGSTARLVGAAMLDGVTPPTVRVEIGGGDGPLVYTYDAVDERSESLEILGAPQTDDDARRKWPRSTTLSEQPIGRDRRAPAAPAFLMTAADYELTATSGDFVSIVARTTIVPARERLRVLKFEIPGPILVRSGPGNSTERHYHVASVADAQGAPLAFAQENSRLLVDLGRAAAKDRPVTVVFRIEGDYLVRPGGDNYWILEGEELFPQPPFAGRQYTTHGVIRVKKPFRALASGSTVKRSEDGDDNVLEVRSELASGLVAVIAGNYQVNETSRDGLTVRVATYAGKNARSQEQLSELAFAMIDHMQRFLGPFPVPELNIVQVNDLGWGQAPLGMMLITNEAFERALPPDIAHFYTQGVNERFAHEIAHQWWGHALRWPGPEETWLSESFAEYSAGLMIKRAQGKGVFDNLKATWKLRAKNATRVAPIALANRISWKDPTTGFEDRFGLLYAKGPWLLTRLHEELGDEKFLTFLKSYQKTLHGKAGSTKLVADLLRVLSGKDYAPFFDANYWGTSMPE, from the coding sequence ATGCGTGTCGCGAACCGTGCCGTGGTCCATCTCATCGTCTGCTCGTGCGCTTCGGCCGCGCTCGCGGACGCGCCGCCAGCGTCATCGCCGTCGTCCCTCTCCGAGGCGAGCCTCGGTGAGTCGTGCGTCGTGGTGCCCACGGGTCGCCTTGCCCAAGGCAACTTCGAGATCCAGCTCGCCGGTGGCACCGTGTGTCCTCTCATCCTGGGGTCAGCGAAGGCCGGCTGGTTCTATGCGGGCAACGCGAAATTTCGATACGTCTCCCACGATCCCGTCGAGTACCCGGTTCTCCGATTCAATGCGAAGACCGAGGGGCGCGTCGACGTCGCGGACGTCGAGGGCGGCGTCGCGATCGACGGCACCGCGGCGACGATTCTGTGGGCGACATCGGGTGAGGCTCCGCCTCTCGCGGGGGACGGAGCCTCTCCGCCGGTCGAGGCCATCCGGAATCGCTTCCGGGATCACAGCGGCGCATTCGAGAAGTACGACGGCGGATCGACGGCTCGTCTGGTGGGTGCTGCGATGCTCGACGGCGTGACGCCGCCGACGGTGCGCGTCGAAATCGGCGGTGGCGACGGGCCGCTCGTCTACACCTACGACGCCGTCGACGAGCGGTCGGAGTCCCTGGAGATCCTCGGCGCGCCACAAACCGACGACGATGCGCGGCGCAAGTGGCCGCGCTCGACGACGCTCTCGGAGCAGCCGATCGGAAGAGATCGTCGTGCACCGGCCGCCCCGGCGTTCCTCATGACCGCAGCCGACTACGAGCTGACGGCGACCTCCGGAGATTTCGTGTCGATCGTCGCGCGCACGACGATCGTGCCGGCCAGGGAACGGCTTCGCGTCCTGAAGTTCGAGATCCCAGGGCCGATCCTCGTCCGGTCGGGACCCGGAAACTCGACCGAGCGGCACTACCACGTGGCGTCCGTGGCGGATGCGCAAGGAGCGCCGCTTGCCTTCGCGCAGGAGAACTCGAGGCTCCTCGTCGATCTCGGCCGCGCAGCCGCGAAGGACCGGCCGGTGACGGTCGTGTTCCGCATCGAAGGCGACTATCTCGTTCGACCCGGCGGCGACAACTACTGGATCCTGGAAGGAGAAGAGCTGTTTCCTCAGCCGCCGTTCGCGGGGCGGCAGTACACGACCCACGGCGTCATCCGGGTCAAGAAGCCGTTCCGTGCGCTGGCCTCCGGCTCGACGGTGAAGCGCAGCGAGGACGGCGACGACAACGTCCTCGAGGTTCGCTCGGAGCTTGCGAGCGGTCTCGTCGCGGTCATCGCCGGGAACTACCAAGTGAACGAGACGAGCCGCGACGGGCTGACCGTGCGCGTCGCCACGTATGCCGGGAAAAACGCCCGCTCGCAGGAGCAGCTCTCCGAGCTTGCGTTCGCGATGATCGATCACATGCAGCGCTTCCTGGGTCCGTTCCCGGTCCCGGAGCTCAACATCGTGCAGGTGAACGACCTCGGCTGGGGACAGGCGCCGCTCGGGATGATGCTCATCACGAACGAAGCGTTCGAGCGAGCGCTACCGCCGGACATCGCACATTTCTACACGCAGGGCGTCAACGAGCGGTTCGCGCACGAGATCGCGCACCAGTGGTGGGGACACGCCCTGCGATGGCCCGGTCCGGAGGAGACGTGGCTGTCCGAGTCGTTCGCGGAGTACTCCGCTGGACTCATGATCAAGCGCGCGCAAGGCAAGGGGGTATTCGACAACTTGAAGGCGACCTGGAAGCTGCGGGCGAAGAACGCCACGCGAGTCGCCCCGATCGCGCTCGCGAACCGGATCTCGTGGAAGGATCCCACGACGGGCTTCGAGGACCGATTCGGCCTGCTCTACGCGAAGGGTCCGTGGCTGCTGACACGACTGCACGAGGAGC
- a CDS encoding diguanylate cyclase — protein MRHERAQAGGSFLIDVKGTIVGFDGDMERLTGWTAADVVGRLAGARLLADGAFDPAAARDSVEMALLGRDGHVIDVEATVTQSAAAPNRYTVSVLRVVSRAESERPSSAGRDPLTGLAARETFLERLGVEMREASSTGRPLAVVVADVDHLRKVVDAHGREAATNVLRKLAGVLRAIVRDGDLVARVEDDDFAVILPGLGRGSARQIAARLRSNVERTRFTALWDPDVTFGVTLSLGAASYPTDADNETDLLSRAHEALKEARALGRNRVWCYTRRPRVPLRTPVYLDGSSPLLLGYSQDLSPSGLFVSTPAPIDIGMRCALSFPLPTSQGNVHVIGRVVRTVPSSGMGLEFEKFGPQDRHAIEAYLYENESRTLRPEGRVFSV, from the coding sequence ATGCGTCACGAGCGAGCTCAGGCCGGCGGTTCCTTCCTCATCGACGTCAAGGGCACGATCGTCGGGTTCGACGGCGACATGGAGCGTCTGACCGGCTGGACGGCGGCCGACGTCGTGGGCCGCCTCGCGGGCGCGCGCCTCCTCGCCGACGGCGCCTTCGATCCGGCCGCGGCCCGAGACTCGGTCGAGATGGCCCTCCTCGGTCGCGACGGCCACGTCATCGACGTGGAAGCGACGGTCACCCAGAGCGCCGCCGCCCCGAACCGCTACACCGTGTCGGTGTTGCGTGTCGTCTCACGCGCCGAATCCGAGCGCCCCAGCTCGGCGGGCCGCGACCCGCTGACCGGCCTCGCCGCGCGCGAGACGTTCCTCGAGCGCCTCGGCGTCGAGATGCGCGAAGCGTCGTCGACCGGCCGTCCGCTCGCCGTCGTCGTCGCCGACGTCGATCATCTCCGCAAGGTCGTCGACGCGCACGGGCGCGAGGCTGCGACCAACGTGCTCCGCAAGCTGGCCGGCGTCCTCCGCGCGATCGTGCGCGACGGCGACCTCGTCGCCCGCGTCGAGGACGACGACTTCGCCGTGATCCTCCCCGGCCTCGGCCGCGGCAGCGCGCGCCAGATCGCCGCGCGCCTCCGCTCGAACGTCGAGCGCACCCGCTTCACCGCGCTGTGGGACCCGGACGTCACCTTCGGCGTGACGCTCTCGCTCGGCGCCGCGTCCTACCCGACCGACGCCGACAATGAGACCGACCTCCTGAGCCGCGCGCACGAGGCGTTGAAAGAGGCGCGCGCCCTCGGCCGCAACCGCGTGTGGTGCTACACGCGCCGCCCGCGCGTGCCGCTGCGCACGCCCGTCTATCTCGACGGTTCGTCGCCGCTTCTCCTGGGCTACTCGCAGGACCTCTCGCCTTCGGGCCTCTTCGTGAGCACGCCGGCTCCCATCGACATCGGCATGCGCTGCGCGCTCTCGTTCCCGCTCCCCACGTCCCAGGGGAACGTCCACGTCATCGGTCGCGTCGTCCGCACCGTCCCCTCGAGCGGCATGGGCCTCGAGTTCGAGAAGTTCGGCCCTCAGGACCGCCACGCGATCGAGGCCTACCTCTACGAGAACGAGTCGCGCACGCTGAGGCCGGAGGGGCGCGTTTTCTCGGTCTGA
- a CDS encoding carbon starvation CstA family protein translates to MTWLRRTLWAAVAVLGAFSFGMIAIVRHEPVSAGHLLVAAVCCYLIGYRFYSKFIAAKVLALNDRRTTPAVRLADGRDFVPTHRWVVFGHHFAAIAGPGPLLGPTLAAQFGYLPGTIWILAGVLLGGAVQDFVILAASLRRDGRSLARMTRDVLGPWGAAAGTLGIVLIMIILIAVLALVVVNLLAESPWGLFTCAATIPIAMLMGGVMRGHGQSTPRVAIATAIGVGLLAVALLAGHGVAAHATWGPAFTLGRVPLAWAVIAYGLAASILPIWLLLAPRDYLSTFVKLGTIGLLAVGIAWVRPELKLPAVTVFASGTGPLFGGRVFPFCFITIACGAVSGFHALVASGTTPKLLTRETDARMVGYGSMLLESFVAIMAMIAAASLPPGQYFAINSRMTPEWITSQGFPVTAAEMQALAAHVGEATLTARTGGSASLAVGMASIFHGVFGGDRAAALWYHFAVMFEVLFILTTLDAGTRAGRYLLQDALARASPRLAGSSWAANVATSAAFVAAWGYFLRAGVDDPKGGIRALWPLFGLSNQLLAATALAVATTILVRTGRARYAWVTAVPLAFLLIVTMTAGVELIGSSDPALGFLAKAAHPGTDARDAWNARLDAVVAAVFLVLVATVVLSAARQWRRVALGLVPVEPDAAPEGGGAAFGEIPPVGGRTRCC, encoded by the coding sequence ATGACCTGGCTCCGCCGGACGCTTTGGGCCGCCGTCGCCGTCCTCGGGGCGTTCTCGTTCGGAATGATCGCGATCGTGCGGCACGAGCCGGTCTCGGCGGGGCATCTGCTCGTGGCCGCGGTGTGCTGCTACCTGATCGGGTACCGGTTCTATTCGAAGTTCATCGCGGCGAAGGTGCTGGCCCTGAACGACCGCCGCACGACGCCCGCGGTGCGCCTCGCCGACGGAAGGGACTTCGTGCCGACGCACCGGTGGGTGGTGTTCGGGCACCACTTCGCGGCGATCGCGGGTCCCGGTCCGCTCCTGGGGCCGACTCTGGCCGCGCAGTTCGGCTACCTGCCGGGGACGATCTGGATCCTGGCCGGCGTGCTCCTCGGCGGCGCGGTCCAAGACTTCGTCATCCTCGCGGCGTCGCTCCGGCGCGACGGGCGCTCGCTCGCACGCATGACGCGCGACGTTCTGGGCCCGTGGGGGGCGGCGGCGGGGACGCTCGGGATCGTGCTCATCATGATCATCCTCATCGCGGTGCTGGCGCTCGTCGTCGTGAACCTCCTCGCCGAGTCGCCGTGGGGGCTCTTCACCTGCGCGGCGACGATCCCGATCGCGATGCTCATGGGCGGGGTCATGCGGGGGCATGGCCAGTCGACCCCGCGCGTGGCGATCGCGACGGCGATCGGCGTCGGCCTCCTCGCGGTCGCGCTCCTCGCGGGGCACGGCGTCGCGGCGCACGCGACGTGGGGCCCGGCGTTCACGCTCGGGCGCGTTCCGCTCGCCTGGGCGGTCATCGCGTATGGCCTCGCGGCGTCGATCCTCCCGATCTGGCTGCTCCTGGCACCACGCGACTACCTCTCGACGTTCGTCAAGCTCGGGACGATCGGCCTGCTTGCGGTCGGGATCGCTTGGGTGCGTCCCGAGCTGAAGCTCCCGGCCGTCACCGTGTTCGCCTCGGGGACCGGGCCGCTCTTCGGGGGACGGGTCTTCCCGTTCTGCTTCATCACGATCGCGTGCGGGGCCGTCTCCGGCTTCCACGCGCTCGTCGCATCGGGAACGACGCCCAAGCTCCTGACACGCGAGACCGACGCGCGCATGGTCGGCTACGGCAGCATGCTCCTCGAGAGCTTCGTCGCGATCATGGCCATGATCGCGGCGGCGTCGCTGCCGCCCGGGCAGTACTTCGCGATCAACTCGCGGATGACGCCCGAGTGGATCACCTCGCAGGGCTTCCCCGTGACCGCGGCTGAGATGCAGGCGCTCGCCGCCCACGTCGGCGAGGCGACGCTCACCGCGCGCACCGGCGGGTCGGCCTCGCTCGCCGTGGGGATGGCGTCGATCTTCCATGGGGTCTTCGGCGGCGATCGTGCGGCGGCGCTCTGGTACCACTTCGCGGTCATGTTCGAGGTGCTGTTCATCCTGACGACGCTCGATGCCGGGACGCGGGCGGGCCGCTACCTGCTCCAGGACGCGCTGGCCCGAGCGAGCCCGCGCCTCGCGGGGTCGAGCTGGGCGGCGAACGTCGCGACGAGCGCCGCGTTCGTCGCGGCGTGGGGCTACTTCCTGCGCGCGGGGGTCGACGACCCGAAGGGCGGCATCCGCGCGCTGTGGCCGCTCTTCGGGCTCTCGAACCAGCTCCTCGCTGCGACCGCGCTCGCCGTCGCGACGACGATCCTCGTGCGGACCGGCCGCGCCCGATACGCCTGGGTCACCGCCGTCCCGCTGGCGTTTCTCCTCATCGTCACGATGACCGCCGGGGTGGAGCTCATCGGGAGCTCCGACCCGGCGCTGGGATTCCTCGCCAAGGCGGCGCATCCCGGGACCGACGCGCGCGACGCGTGGAACGCCCGGCTCGACGCCGTGGTCGCCGCGGTCTTCCTCGTGCTCGTGGCGACCGTCGTGCTCTCGGCCGCGCGGCAATGGCGCCGGGTCGCCCTCGGGCTCGTGCCGGTCGAGCCCGACGCGGCTCCCGAGGGCGGCGGCGCGGCGTTCGGCGAGATTCCTCCGGTTGGCGGGCGGACCCGCTGTTGCTAG
- a CDS encoding Xaa-Pro peptidase family protein produces the protein MAGNPLVREKIDQVPAILTELGLDCWMLFTRESAEMHDPSLDLVVGTNVTWHSAFLLTRRGDRVAIVGSLDKANVAMHGHYAEIVPYTQGITEDLRRLLARLDPKTIAINYSVNDHAADGITHGQWLSLQASLEGTPYPPRLVSSERLIAALRGRKTAGERQRIRAACEVTVEIFEAVTPKLKAGVTEKQFASMVTDEMRRRALAPAWDEEHCPAVFTGPDSAGAHAGPTDRPIEPGHIVNIDFGVRKDGYCSDLQRTWYVLKPGETRAPDAVQKGFDTILRSIKDAARAIRPGKTGAEIDDVARGVVTTAGYDEYPHGTGHQIGRVAHDGGGGLLPRWERYGNTPMLPIEPGQCYTIEPRLTVPGHGIATCEDIVAVTDSGAEFLSKSQDRLWLVGPA, from the coding sequence ATGGCTGGAAATCCTCTGGTCCGCGAAAAGATCGATCAGGTTCCCGCGATCCTCACCGAGCTCGGGCTCGATTGCTGGATGCTCTTCACGCGCGAGAGCGCGGAGATGCACGATCCGTCGCTCGATCTCGTCGTCGGCACGAACGTCACGTGGCACTCGGCGTTCCTCCTGACGCGCCGCGGCGACCGCGTCGCGATCGTCGGCAGCCTCGACAAGGCGAACGTCGCGATGCACGGGCACTACGCCGAGATCGTCCCGTACACGCAGGGGATCACCGAGGATTTGAGGCGCCTCCTCGCCCGTCTCGACCCGAAGACGATCGCGATCAACTACTCGGTCAACGATCACGCCGCCGACGGGATCACGCACGGCCAGTGGCTGTCGCTCCAGGCCAGCCTCGAGGGAACGCCCTATCCGCCGCGGCTCGTCAGCTCCGAGCGGCTCATCGCCGCGCTCCGCGGCCGCAAGACCGCCGGCGAGCGGCAACGCATCCGCGCCGCGTGCGAGGTCACCGTCGAAATCTTCGAGGCGGTGACGCCGAAGCTCAAGGCCGGCGTCACCGAGAAGCAGTTCGCCTCGATGGTCACGGACGAGATGCGCCGCCGCGCGCTGGCACCCGCGTGGGACGAGGAGCACTGCCCCGCCGTGTTCACCGGTCCCGACTCGGCCGGCGCGCACGCCGGCCCGACCGACCGGCCGATCGAGCCCGGCCACATCGTCAACATCGACTTCGGCGTCCGGAAGGACGGCTACTGCTCCGACCTGCAACGCACCTGGTACGTGCTCAAGCCCGGCGAGACGCGCGCCCCCGACGCCGTCCAGAAGGGGTTCGACACGATCCTGCGCTCGATCAAGGACGCGGCCCGCGCGATCCGCCCGGGGAAGACCGGCGCCGAGATCGACGACGTCGCCCGCGGCGTCGTGACGACCGCCGGCTACGACGAGTACCCGCACGGGACGGGACACCAGATCGGCCGCGTCGCGCACGACGGCGGCGGAGGCCTCCTGCCCCGCTGGGAGCGCTACGGGAACACGCCGATGCTGCCGATCGAGCCCGGGCAGTGCTACACGATCGAGCCGCGGCTCACGGTGCCCGGCCACGGCATCGCCACGTGCGAGGACATCGTCGCCGTGACCGACAGCGGCGCCGAGTTCCTCTCGAAGTCGCAGGATCGCCTGTGGCTCGTGGGGCCGGCCTAG
- a CDS encoding thiamine diphosphokinase — MTRTLPFIELDAPSARTAVLALEGASSRDLVLALALARRYDDAPLSIAVDGGLAAFVALRRRPAVIAGDFDSVRSSVHGLKRIRFPREKDFSDFAGALAEAIPRRVRLVVVAGLLGGRIDHEWANLFEAGRAAKRLAAVVAIDRRALVVVTARDVTLRVPRRRLVSVFALNGPAQVSLRGTRWKLSRKRLLPGSLGLSNLAAARTVALTVHSGVAALVVPSRNAKTSRATRARSSRTVP; from the coding sequence ATGACCCGCACGCTGCCCTTCATCGAGCTCGATGCCCCGTCCGCGCGGACGGCGGTGCTCGCCCTCGAGGGCGCGAGCTCGCGTGATCTCGTCCTCGCGCTCGCGCTCGCGCGCCGTTACGACGACGCCCCGCTCTCCATCGCCGTCGACGGCGGACTGGCCGCGTTCGTCGCGCTCCGACGGCGACCGGCGGTGATCGCCGGCGACTTCGATTCCGTGCGCTCGAGCGTTCACGGACTGAAGCGGATCCGCTTTCCCCGGGAGAAGGACTTCAGCGATTTTGCCGGCGCGCTCGCCGAGGCGATCCCCCGTCGCGTGCGCCTGGTCGTCGTCGCCGGCCTGCTCGGCGGCCGCATCGATCACGAGTGGGCGAACCTCTTCGAAGCGGGGCGTGCCGCGAAGCGCCTCGCCGCGGTCGTCGCGATCGACCGGCGAGCCCTCGTCGTCGTCACGGCCCGCGACGTCACGCTGCGCGTGCCGCGTCGAAGGCTCGTCTCGGTCTTCGCGCTCAACGGTCCGGCGCAGGTCTCCTTGCGCGGGACACGCTGGAAGCTTTCGAGAAAGCGTCTGCTCCCGGGGTCGCTCGGCCTCTCGAACCTGGCCGCCGCGCGAACGGTCGCGCTGACCGTTCACTCCGGCGTCGCGGCCCTCGTCGTCCCGTCGAGGAACGCGAAGACCTCGCGGGCGACCCGCGCGCGCTCGAGCAGGACGGTGCCGTGA
- a CDS encoding cold shock domain-containing protein: protein MAKGKVKWFNNSKGYGFIAREDGPDVFVHYSAIHAEGYKTLDEGMEVEFEIKEGPKGPQAENVTRVG from the coding sequence GTGGCTAAGGGCAAAGTGAAGTGGTTCAACAACAGCAAGGGGTACGGGTTCATCGCGCGTGAGGATGGTCCCGACGTTTTCGTGCACTACTCGGCCATCCACGCCGAGGGGTACAAGACGCTCGACGAAGGGATGGAGGTCGAGTTCGAGATCAAGGAAGGGCCCAAGGGTCCTCAGGCCGAGAACGTCACTCGCGTCGGCTGA
- the lon gene encoding endopeptidase La codes for MASLENISVPPELGVLPLRNSVLFPHAIMPISVGRRKTLNLLDDVVGESKLIAVVSQRNPSEDDPDPAGMYRIGTAAKILKVVKLNGNNVNLIIQGLRRIRVDRFVATEPFMKVAVTALEEHLDATVDLDALVRSLINQFQRLVQNSQNISNDLGEMVLSAGAGDPARLSDLAASVLNIPVEEKIGLLERNNVKDRIQKLVEITTREVELQEISSRIQSQVADEVGKTQRQYYLREQMKAIQKELGEDDDRGQEIEEFKKKIEAAGMPEEAKKVAEKELDRLSKMPPQAAEYTVSRTYLDWLVSLPWSAETEDKVDVKEARQILDEDHYDLEKVKDRILEFLSVRALKKDLKGPILCLAGPPGVGKTSLGKSIARAMGRKFGRISLGGIRDEAEIRGHRRTYIGSLPGRVIQGLKRAGTRNPVIILDEIDKVGTDFRGDPSSALLEVLDPEQNHAFSDHYLEVPFDLSKVFFITTANVLDTIPPALRDRMEVLRLPGYTEEEKLEIARTHIVRRQIEEHGLNEERIEFTESGLRAIVNDYTREAGVRNLEREIANVCRKVARKVVEGEAAKVVVTQENVSEFLGPVRFFREIAERTDRSGVAVGLAWTSVGGEILFVESTMMKGRGKITITGRLGDVMRESALAALSWIRSNARALGIDDGLFDRSDFHIHVPAGATPKDGPSAGVTLTVSLVSLLTGLPVPDELAMTGEITLRGKVLPVGGIKEKVIAAKSAGIRVVILPDKNEKDLEDVSTAVRAVLTFKFVSEIEQVLDIAFGPALHERARKAAEVPVGDRPERRTTDEEAEDEPTTTIPAPTEA; via the coding sequence ATGGCATCCTTAGAGAACATCAGCGTTCCCCCCGAGCTCGGCGTTCTTCCGCTACGGAACAGCGTGCTGTTCCCGCACGCGATCATGCCGATCTCGGTCGGCCGCAGGAAGACGCTCAACCTCCTCGACGACGTCGTGGGGGAGAGCAAGCTCATCGCCGTCGTCTCCCAGCGGAACCCGTCGGAGGACGATCCGGATCCCGCGGGGATGTACCGCATCGGGACCGCGGCGAAGATCCTCAAGGTCGTCAAGCTGAATGGCAACAACGTCAACTTGATCATCCAGGGCCTGAGGCGGATCCGCGTCGACCGGTTCGTCGCGACGGAACCGTTCATGAAGGTGGCGGTGACCGCGCTCGAGGAGCATCTCGACGCGACCGTCGACCTCGACGCGCTCGTGCGGAGCCTCATCAACCAGTTCCAGCGCCTCGTGCAGAACTCGCAGAACATCTCGAACGATCTCGGCGAGATGGTCCTCTCGGCCGGCGCCGGCGATCCTGCGCGCCTGTCCGACCTCGCCGCGTCGGTGCTCAACATCCCCGTCGAGGAGAAGATCGGTCTCCTCGAGCGCAACAACGTGAAGGACCGGATCCAGAAGCTCGTCGAGATCACGACCCGCGAGGTCGAGCTCCAGGAGATCTCGAGCCGCATCCAGTCGCAGGTCGCCGACGAGGTGGGCAAGACGCAGCGTCAGTACTACCTCCGCGAGCAGATGAAGGCGATCCAGAAGGAGCTCGGCGAGGACGACGACCGCGGGCAGGAGATCGAGGAGTTCAAGAAGAAGATCGAAGCTGCCGGCATGCCCGAGGAAGCGAAGAAGGTCGCCGAGAAGGAGCTCGACCGGCTGAGCAAGATGCCGCCGCAGGCGGCCGAGTACACGGTCTCGCGCACGTACCTCGACTGGCTCGTGTCGCTCCCCTGGTCGGCCGAGACCGAGGACAAGGTCGACGTCAAGGAGGCGCGGCAGATCCTCGACGAGGATCACTACGACCTCGAGAAGGTCAAGGACCGCATCCTCGAGTTCCTCTCCGTGCGTGCGCTCAAGAAAGACCTCAAGGGCCCGATCCTCTGCCTCGCGGGGCCTCCCGGCGTCGGCAAGACGTCGCTCGGCAAGTCGATCGCGCGGGCGATGGGCCGGAAGTTCGGCCGCATCTCGCTCGGCGGCATCCGCGACGAGGCGGAGATCCGCGGCCACCGCCGGACCTACATCGGCTCGCTTCCGGGCCGCGTCATCCAGGGCCTGAAGCGCGCCGGGACGCGGAACCCCGTCATCATCCTCGACGAGATCGACAAGGTGGGGACCGATTTCCGCGGCGACCCGTCGTCGGCGCTCCTTGAGGTGCTCGACCCCGAGCAGAACCACGCCTTCTCCGACCACTACCTCGAGGTGCCGTTCGACCTGAGCAAGGTCTTCTTCATCACGACCGCGAACGTGCTCGACACGATCCCGCCGGCGCTCCGAGACCGCATGGAGGTGCTGCGCCTCCCCGGATACACGGAAGAGGAGAAGCTCGAGATCGCGCGGACGCACATCGTGCGCCGCCAGATCGAGGAGCACGGCCTCAACGAAGAGCGCATCGAGTTCACCGAGAGCGGACTCCGCGCCATCGTCAACGACTACACGCGCGAGGCGGGCGTCCGTAACCTCGAGCGCGAGATCGCGAACGTCTGCCGCAAGGTGGCGAGGAAGGTCGTCGAAGGGGAAGCGGCGAAGGTCGTCGTCACCCAGGAGAACGTCTCCGAGTTCCTCGGCCCCGTGCGGTTCTTCCGCGAGATCGCGGAGCGCACCGACCGGAGCGGCGTCGCCGTCGGCCTCGCCTGGACGTCGGTCGGCGGCGAGATCCTCTTCGTCGAGTCGACCATGATGAAGGGGCGCGGGAAGATCACGATCACCGGCCGCCTGGGCGACGTCATGCGGGAGTCGGCGCTCGCCGCGCTCTCGTGGATCCGCTCGAACGCGAGGGCGCTCGGGATCGACGACGGTCTCTTCGACCGCAGCGATTTCCACATCCACGTGCCTGCCGGCGCCACGCCGAAGGACGGCCCGTCCGCCGGCGTGACGCTCACCGTCTCGCTCGTCTCGCTCCTCACCGGCCTGCCGGTGCCGGACGAGCTGGCGATGACCGGCGAGATCACCCTCCGCGGGAAGGTTCTCCCGGTCGGCGGCATCAAGGAGAAGGTGATCGCCGCGAAGTCGGCGGGGATCCGCGTCGTGATCCTCCCGGACAAGAACGAAAAGGATCTCGAGGACGTCTCCACTGCGGTGCGGGCGGTCCTCACGTTCAAGTTCGTCTCGGAGATCGAGCAGGTGCTCGACATCGCCTTCGGCCCCGCCCTCCACGAGAGGGCGCGGAAGGCGGCGGAGGTGCCGGTCGGGGATCGCCCCGAGCGCCGGACCACCGACGAGGAAGCCGAGGACGAGCCGACCACGACGATCCCGGCTCCGACCGAGGCGTAA
- a CDS encoding Hsp20/alpha crystallin family protein encodes MRLVRWDPFQDLVQSRTWAPPVDVFEKGDQLTFKAELPGIDRENLDVHVEDGVLTISGERKQDETDMYRRERVHGTFTRSFTLPKNVDGAKVTATYKDGILEVTVPKAEAAKPKKVAIQAA; translated from the coding sequence ATGAGACTCGTGCGTTGGGATCCGTTCCAGGACCTGGTTCAGAGCCGCACCTGGGCACCGCCCGTGGACGTTTTCGAGAAGGGAGATCAGCTCACGTTCAAGGCCGAGCTGCCCGGCATCGATCGCGAGAACCTCGACGTTCACGTCGAGGACGGCGTCCTGACGATCAGCGGCGAGCGCAAGCAGGACGAGACCGACATGTACCGCCGCGAGCGCGTCCACGGGACGTTCACCCGCAGCTTCACGCTGCCGAAGAACGTGGACGGGGCGAAGGTCACGGCCACCTACAAGGATGGGATCCTCGAGGTGACGGTGCCCAAGGCGGAAGCCGCAAAGCCGAAGAAGGTGGCGATCCAAGCAGCCTGA